The Juglans microcarpa x Juglans regia isolate MS1-56 chromosome 2S, Jm3101_v1.0, whole genome shotgun sequence genome has a window encoding:
- the LOC121252267 gene encoding EEF1A lysine methyltransferase 2-like gives MAGIRLSPEDSELSSQQSRGAVSELISDDDRSVAADSWSIKSDYGSTLDDDQRQTDAAEALSAGNFRAPSDYSSDKEEADAEEAVQSMLGLQCYWDAAYADELANFHEHGHAGEVWFGADVVEVIVTWTKRLCFSISQGRLPNHVDDIKSERVEEGDKYLSTWGVLDIGTGNGLLLQELAKQGFSDLTGTDYSEGAIQLARSLADRNGFPNISFLVDDVLETKLERQFQLVMDKGTLDAIGLHPDGPVKKMMYWDSVSRLVASGGILVVTSCNSTKDELMQEVESFNQRRIGVSQDPETPKDQEAGRDPPFRFLSHVRSYPTFMFGGSEGSRVATVAFLRN, from the exons ATGGCTGGAATCCGATTATCTCCGGAGGACTCGGAGCTCTCGTCGCAGCAGAGCCGCGGCGCTGTGAGCGAGCTGATCTCCGACGACGACCGCTCCGTGGCGGCTGACTCCTGGTCCATCAAAAGCGACTACGGCAGCACCCTCGACGACGACCAGCGCCAGACGGACGCCGCCGAGGCCCTTTCCGCAGGCAACTTCCGTGCCCCCTCCGATTACAG TTCTGACAAGGAGGAAGCAGATGCTGAAGAAGCTGTGCAATCAATGTTAGGCCTTCAGTGTTATTGGGATGCTGCATATGCGGATGAGTTGGCAAATTTTCATGAACATGGCCATGCCGGTGAAGTTTG GTTTGGAGCTGATGTTGTGGAAGTAATTGTTACTTGGACCAAACGCTTGTGTTTTAGCATTTCTCAAGGTCGTTTGCCAAATCATGTTGATGATATCAAGTCTGAGAGAGTTGAGGAGGGTGATAAATATCTCTCTACTTGGGGTGTTCTTGATATTGGGACTGGCAATGGTTTGCTTCTTCAAGAACTTGCTAAGCAGGG GTTCTCTGATCTAACAGGAACTGATTATAGTGAAGGAGCAATTCAGCTAGCTCGAAGCCTTGCTGATCGCAATGGGTTTCCTAATATTAGTTTTTTG GTTGATGATGTTCTTGAGACAAAGTTGGAAAGGCAGTTTCAACTTGTCATGGACAAAGGAACTTTAGATGCCATTGGATTGCATCCTGATGGCCCCGTCAAAAA GATGATGTATTGGGATTCTGTTTCAAGATTGGTAGCTTCTGGTGGAATATTA GTTGTCACGTCTTGTAACAGTACAAAAGACGAATTGATGCAAGAAGTGGAAAGTTTCAATCAGAGAAGGATTGGTGTGTCGCAGGATCCTGAGACACCCAAGGATCAAGAAGCTGGAAGAGATCCTCCATTTCGATTCCTGAGTCATGTCCGTTCATATCCAACATTCATGTTTGGTGGATCTGAGGGATCACGAGTTGCGACTGTGGCATTTTTACGGAACTAA
- the LOC121252341 gene encoding uncharacterized protein LOC121252341: MKKHICKPRKRFTCKIYNSNNMASFLPSFHVSIKPPLRNYTRQAVHIRAQSFSNEGKSSNIVDANLNVLRDKVEMVKTKERLERCCKCENGWIYVPGYDYELKRDREMSQFFELVGLICWTLGFTCLSGIFCLCLVSFFVHLVQ, translated from the exons ATGAAGAAGCACATCTGCAAACCCAGAAAAAG ATTTACTTGTAAGATATATAATAGCAACAACATGGCTTCTTTCCTACCTTCTTTCCATGTTTCAATAAAACCACCTCTCAGGAACTATACCCGTCAAGCTGTGCATATAAGAGCTCAGAGCTTTAGTAATGAAG GGAAATCGAGTAATATCGTCGATGCAAACTTGAATGTTCTTAGAGACAAAGTAGAGATGGTAAAGACGAAGGAGAGACTTGAGAGGTGTTGCAAATGTGAAAATGGATGGATTTACGTCCCTGGGTATGATTATGAACTCaaaagagacagagagatgTCACAGTTCTTTGAGCTTGTAGGCTTAATTTGTTGGACTCTTGGTTTCACCTGTCTTAGTGGTATTTTCTGTCTTTGCCTTGTTTCCTTCTTTGTTCATTTGGTTCAATAA
- the LOC121252350 gene encoding uncharacterized protein LOC121252350: MSGVEDIKEQERVDGHVPEESEKSTVSRQEEEVIKKKYGGIIPKKPPLISKDHERAFFDSADWALGKQGVEKPKGPLEALRPKLQPTQQQTRYRKSPYAPSDGEDGGSALSEDGSANV; the protein is encoded by the exons ATGTCAGGTGTGGAGGATATCAAAGAGCAAGAACGGGTGGATGGACATGTCCCTGAGGAGTCTGAGAAATCCACAGTCTCGCGTCAAGAGGAG GAGGTAATAAAGAAGAAGTATGGGGGAATAATTCCCAAGAAACCACCTCTCATTTCTAAG GACCATGAACGTGCTTTCTTTGATTCTGCTGATTGGGCTCTAGGAAAG CAAGGCGTTGAGAAGCCCAAGGGACCACTTGAAGCCCTTCGGCCCAAattgcag CCCACACAACAGCAAACAAGATACCGGAAGTCTCCTTATGCTCCGTCAGATGGTGAAG ATGGAGGAAGCGCTCTATCCGAGGATGGGTCAGCCAATGTATGA